Proteins from one Ahaetulla prasina isolate Xishuangbanna chromosome 2, ASM2864084v1, whole genome shotgun sequence genomic window:
- the HTR1A gene encoding 5-hydroxytryptamine receptor 1A — protein sequence MELSNGTAAAGFNEPTGSPTPPPSGSPAATASLGYQLATSVVLGALILFAVLGNACVIAAIALERSLQTVANYLIGSLAVTDLMVSVLVLPMAALYQVLGKWTLGQAMCDLFIALDVLCCTSSILHLCAIALDRYWAITDPIDYVNKRTPRRAAALISLTWLIGFLISIPPMLGWRTPEDRSDPNACTISKDPGYTIYSTFGAFYIPLLLMLVLYGRIFKAARFRIRKTVRKADKKQPPLQPAEPVEKVADTCLSHSPARRTNGGPQQEQRRQQQQQAAAAAKGRRSAAEAKGAPCVNGALRPGEGGWVAASALELREVTPSNPGKSLMLPLPNHPLPDAASPAPERKNEAKSAEAKRKMALARERKTVKTLGIIMGTFILCWLPFFIVALVLPFCEVGCSMPVWLGAVINWLGYSNSLLNPVIYAYFNKDFQSAFQKIVRCKFCLP from the coding sequence ATGGAGCTCTCCAACGGCACGGCGGCGGCCGGCTTCAACGAGCCGACCGGGTCCCCAACCCCGCCGCCCTCGGGGTCCCCGGCGGCGACGGCCAGCCTGGGCTATCAGCTGGCCACGTCTGTAGTGCTGGGCGCGCTGATTCTCTTCGCGGTGTTGGGCAACGCGTGCGTGATCGCGGCCATCGCCCTGGAGCGCTCCCTGCAGACGGTAGCCAACTACCTGATCGGCTCGCTGGCCGTCACCGACCTGATGGTGTCGGTGCTGGTGCTGCCCATGGCCGCCCTCTACCAAGTGCTTGGCAAGTGGACGCTGGGCCAGGCGATGTGCGACCTCTTCATTGCGCTCGACGTGCTGTGCTGCACCTCGTCCATCTTGCACCTGTGCGCCATCGCCCTGGACCGCTACTGGGCCATCACCGACCCCATCGACTACGTCAACAAGCGGACGCCCCGCCGGGCCGCCGCCCTCATCAGCCTCACCTGGCTGATCGGTTTCCTTATCTCCATCCCGCCCATGCTGGGCTGGCGAACGCCCGAGGACCGCTCCGACCCCAACGCCTGCACCATCAGCAAGGACCCGGGCTACACCATCTACTCCACCTTCGGCGCCTTCTACATACCCTTGTTGCTCATGCTGGTCCTCTACGGGCGCATCTTCAAGGCGGCCCGCTTCCGCATCCGAAAGACGGTACGCAAAGCAGACAAGAAACAGCCGCCCTTGCAGCCCGCAGAGCCGGTGGAAAAGGTGGCCGACACTTGCCTTTCCCACTCGCCGGCCAGACGCACCAACGGCGGTCCCCAGCAGGagcagcggcggcagcagcagcagcaggcggCAGCGGCGGCCAAGGGCAGGAGGAGCGCGGCGGAAGCCAAGGGGGCGCCCTGCGTCAACGGGGCCCTCCGGCCGGGCGAAGGCGGCTGGGTGGCCGCCTCGGCCCTGGAGCTGCGAGAGGTGACGCCGTCCAACCCGGGCAAGAGCCTCATGCTGCCCCTGCCCAACCACCCTCTCCCCGACGCCGCCTCGCCGGCCCCCGAGCGCAAGAACGAGGCCAAGAGCGCCGAGGCGAAGCGCAAGATGGCCTTGGCCCGCGAGCGAAAGACGGTCAAGACGCTGGGCATCATCATGGGCACCTTCATCCTCTGCTGGCTGCCCTTCTTCATCgtggcgctggtgctgcccttCTGCGAGGTCGGCTGTTCCATGCCGGTGTGGCTGGGCGCCGTCATCAATTGGCTGGGCTACTCCAACTCGCTGCTCAACCCGGTCATCTACGCCTACTTCAACAAGGATTTCCAAAGTGCTTTCCAGAAGATCGTCAGGTGCAAGTTTTGCCTGCCCTGA